From the genome of Penaeus monodon isolate SGIC_2016 chromosome 11, NSTDA_Pmon_1, whole genome shotgun sequence:
ACACACCTTTgcataaatcaaatataataaataaaaagtagtaaaaatactatatatacatacataaagaaaaaatttaataagcttTCATGCCAAGAGTTACAAACAGAATATCTCAAACATTAACTTCTTACAAATTTTCAATACTATTcagtaaatatttacattttcataGACTATCTAACCTCTTACATGGTTACCAGTCATAATGCATCTATTTATGGaatatttttggaatatttttttaaaattctgataTTCTTGGGACTACTTAGAAAATCCTTTAGCTTTTGTACAGACATTACTCATAGAAGTTCTTTTCATTTACTCAAGATACATTTTCCACCTTCTAAAGGAAGATAGGAACAGATATACTAACTTCAGTCCTAACACACCTTTGGACATGGGGACAGATAGCGGCCAACTTTCTTCTGGGTTTCCCTTGATATAATTAAGTCCATTTTCTTCTGGAGCCACTCGTCTGATCCGTCACAACAGTCGCACACTCCATCGTTTACCCAGGCAGAAGGAATCACACTAAAGAATCCCTTTATGACTTTCTGACACCTAAATTTCGAGTTCGTGCAAGCGTTAGTCCTCGGCTCATCCGATCCATCTTCCGGACAGTCACAGTAGTCATCATTAACCTTGTCTTGTGAAATGACTCGGCCAGATGCACGGCAAGTGAAACCTGCCTCCTTCGCCTGCTCTACTTTGgcctgagtgtgtgtttttttgagatTTGGGCTGTGCATTTTGTCCATCCTCTCCTCTGCCTTCGAACTAGCTTGGGCATCTTTGGGCACACGGACGTCCCTCGGGTGAACCCTCTTCCTTTCAACTGCCTCACCCTTCTTATCGCTTTCTTTCGTTAGCTTCTGCTGCTGATTTCGAGCCTTGGCCGACTCGCCGAGCTCTGCCACGAAATTAATCTGGTAAATAATGAAGAGGAGTGTAACGGCAACCAGCGTTCCTATCACGGTTTGTTTCCTCATCGGAAGGGTTCTGATCAGCCTGGGAACCCGCATTTCCGTCCGCTAAATGAGGCGAGAGTGGCATGAAGACTTCACTGTTGTCTCTCGTTCGTCAAGATTGCAGGAGACGTTCACGGCGCCATCCTCGCCTCAGCTGATCTGTGTTTACGTCCTACGTCATCGGAGGGAGAACGGACGTAAAGTCTGCTCTACGTGcgtactcactctcacacacacacacacacacacacaccacacacacacacacacacacacacaccca
Proteins encoded in this window:
- the LOC119579062 gene encoding uncharacterized protein LOC119579062 → MRVPRLIRTLPMRKQTVIGTLVAVTLLFIIYQINFVAELGESAKARNQQQKLTKESDKKGEAVERKRVHPRDVRVPKDAQASSKAEERMDKMHSPNLKKTHTQAKVEQAKEAGFTCRASGRVISQDKVNDDYCDCPEDGSDEPRTNACTNSKFRCQKVIKGFFSVIPSAWVNDGVCDCCDGSDEWLQKKMDLIISRETQKKVGRYLSPCPKVC